One part of the Segnochrobactrum spirostomi genome encodes these proteins:
- a CDS encoding PA0069 family radical SAM protein → MQPAASGAVGIAEDRRRGRGAGINPTGRFEPETREILDDGWGSVEELPAFRTEVREERARSLITRNESPDISFDRSINTYRGCEHGCIYCFARPNHSYVGLSAGLDFETKLFAKVNAAEALERDLSAPNYRPQAIAFGTATDPYQPIERERRLTRAVLEVLARTKHPVGIVTKSALVTRDIDILAPMAAQGLVKVAISVTTLDRKLARAMEPRASTPERRLAAIKALSDAGIPTTVMTAPVIPALNDSEIEAILEAAREAGATEAGYVLLRLPLEVSDLFKEWLVREYPHRFQHVMSIIRAMRDGKDYDASFGKRMKGSGPYAWTLGRRFELAAKRLGLNQRKLKLRADLFEPPVRGGAQLSLF, encoded by the coding sequence ATCCAGCCCGCAGCCTCGGGGGCCGTCGGCATCGCCGAAGACCGCCGCCGCGGCCGCGGCGCCGGGATCAACCCGACCGGCCGGTTCGAACCGGAAACGCGGGAGATCCTCGACGACGGCTGGGGTTCGGTTGAGGAATTGCCCGCCTTCCGGACCGAGGTTCGCGAGGAGCGGGCGCGCAGCCTGATCACCCGCAACGAATCCCCCGACATCAGCTTCGACCGCTCGATCAACACCTATCGCGGCTGCGAGCACGGCTGCATCTATTGTTTCGCGCGGCCGAACCATTCTTATGTCGGCCTGTCGGCGGGGCTCGATTTCGAGACCAAGCTGTTCGCCAAGGTGAATGCCGCCGAGGCCCTGGAGCGCGACCTTTCGGCCCCGAACTACCGCCCGCAGGCGATCGCCTTCGGCACCGCGACCGATCCCTATCAGCCGATCGAGCGGGAGCGGCGGCTCACCCGCGCCGTGCTCGAGGTGCTCGCCCGCACCAAGCACCCGGTCGGCATCGTCACCAAGTCGGCCCTCGTCACGCGGGATATCGACATCCTGGCGCCGATGGCGGCCCAGGGCCTCGTCAAGGTCGCGATCTCGGTCACCACCCTCGACCGCAAGCTCGCCCGGGCGATGGAGCCCCGCGCCTCGACGCCCGAGCGGCGGCTCGCCGCCATCAAGGCTTTGTCGGACGCCGGCATCCCGACCACGGTGATGACGGCGCCGGTCATCCCGGCGCTGAACGACAGCGAGATCGAGGCGATCCTGGAGGCCGCCCGCGAGGCGGGCGCGACGGAGGCCGGCTACGTCCTCCTCCGACTGCCGCTCGAAGTCTCCGACCTCTTCAAAGAATGGCTGGTGCGCGAATATCCGCACCGCTTCCAGCACGTCATGTCGATCATCAGGGCGATGCGCGACGGCAAGGACTACGACGCGAGCTTCGGCAAGCGGATGAAGGGGTCCGGCCCGTATGCCTGGACGCTCGGGCGCCGCTTCGAACTCGCGGCGAAGCGGCTCGGCCTCAACCAGCGCAAGCTGAAGCTCCGGGCCGACCTGTTCGAGCCGCCGGTGCGCGGCGGGGCGCAGCTCAGCCTGTTCTGA
- a CDS encoding DUF4167 domain-containing protein, which produces MRQGNPNKRLRGRNNNNNNNSNNNRKGPNPLSRTYESNGPDVKIRGTALHIAEKYVQLARDAQASGDTVMVESYFQHAEHYYRIIAAAQAQSPHQVFVREDDLRDEEDEFSAAAREPRLEPRSEAPRENGRDEYRGERQDRGERQDRGDRPERGERQDRGERQDRGDRYERGDRPERTDRPERQDRPERGDRQERYGRFGRGGMNGEGGYQRPPREPRERPLYNEEAVPGLGPQPDIGGADLRPVAAVNGPVIQPEPAPVAPVLPDAIEPVGAEPVAATPAPRARRSPRTVNAPAPEPVAVEPVEAAAEGANTEASGEDDAAPRIRRRVRGSRGRGTRRNASAEGGEEPALPLGSAE; this is translated from the coding sequence ATGAGACAGGGAAATCCCAACAAGCGCCTCCGGGGCCGCAACAACAACAATAACAATAACAGCAACAACAACCGCAAAGGGCCCAACCCGTTGAGTCGGACCTACGAGTCGAACGGGCCCGATGTGAAGATCCGTGGCACCGCGCTCCATATCGCTGAAAAATATGTTCAGCTCGCCCGTGACGCCCAGGCGTCCGGCGACACGGTGATGGTGGAGAGCTATTTCCAGCACGCCGAGCACTATTACCGCATCATCGCCGCGGCGCAGGCGCAGTCGCCGCACCAGGTGTTCGTCCGCGAGGACGACCTGCGCGATGAGGAGGACGAGTTCAGCGCCGCGGCGCGGGAACCGCGCCTGGAGCCCCGCTCGGAGGCCCCGCGCGAGAACGGCCGCGACGAATATCGCGGCGAGCGCCAGGACCGTGGCGAGCGCCAGGACCGTGGCGACCGTCCGGAGCGTGGCGAGCGTCAGGATCGGGGCGAGCGTCAGGATCGCGGGGACCGCTACGAGCGCGGTGATCGCCCGGAACGCACCGATCGCCCGGAACGCCAGGATCGCCCGGAGCGCGGCGACCGCCAGGAGCGTTACGGCCGCTTCGGCCGTGGTGGCATGAACGGCGAGGGCGGTTATCAGCGCCCGCCACGGGAGCCGCGCGAACGCCCCCTCTACAACGAAGAAGCCGTGCCCGGCCTCGGTCCGCAGCCCGATATCGGCGGTGCCGATCTGCGCCCGGTGGCGGCGGTCAACGGCCCGGTGATCCAGCCGGAGCCCGCGCCGGTGGCGCCCGTGCTGCCGGACGCGATCGAGCCGGTCGGTGCTGAGCCGGTGGCGGCGACGCCGGCCCCCCGCGCGCGCCGGAGCCCCCGCACCGTCAACGCCCCGGCGCCCGAGCCGGTGGCCGTCGAGCCCGTCGAGGCCGCGGCCGAAGGGGCGAACACCGAGGCCTCCGGTGAAGACGACGCGGCGCCGCGGATTCGCCGCCGCGTGCGCGGTAGCCGCGGCCGCGGCACGCGCCGCAACGCTTCCGCCGAGGGCGGCGAGGAGCCGGCGCTGCCGCTCGGCTCGGCAGAGTAG
- the prmC gene encoding peptide chain release factor N(5)-glutamine methyltransferase, with product MAQEARLLSVVLADVRARFRAAGLDTPDLDARLLVAEAAGLDPDRIVLGGDRPLDADECARAEALAARRLAGEPVGRILGRREFWGLTFRLSADTLEPRPDTETLVEAALALVRDRQALLRFADVGTGTGAIAVALLTELPNAAALAIDLAPGALATARENAVAAGVGSRFFPAVADFATTLAVGLDFVISNPPYIRTAEIGRLAEEVRRFDPLRALDGGADGLEPYRLIANEAFRALRHDGHLLVEIGWDQEGDVRSILGAAGFVEIGTRFDLGGRARVVSGRRPGSAER from the coding sequence GTGGCGCAGGAGGCTCGGTTGCTCTCGGTGGTTCTGGCGGACGTCCGCGCCCGCTTCCGAGCTGCCGGGCTCGACACGCCCGACCTCGACGCCCGCCTGCTCGTCGCCGAAGCGGCGGGCCTCGATCCGGACCGGATCGTGCTCGGTGGCGACCGGCCGCTCGACGCCGATGAATGCGCCCGGGCAGAAGCCCTCGCGGCGCGGCGCCTCGCGGGCGAGCCGGTCGGCCGCATTCTCGGGCGGCGCGAGTTCTGGGGGCTCACCTTCCGTCTCTCCGCTGACACGCTCGAACCGCGTCCCGACACCGAGACCTTGGTGGAGGCGGCGCTCGCGCTCGTTCGCGACCGCCAGGCGCTGCTGCGATTCGCCGATGTGGGCACTGGAACCGGCGCGATCGCAGTCGCACTCCTGACCGAACTGCCGAATGCAGCGGCGCTCGCCATAGACCTCGCGCCGGGTGCCCTCGCCACGGCGCGCGAGAACGCCGTCGCGGCCGGCGTCGGTAGCCGCTTCTTCCCGGCAGTCGCTGATTTCGCGACAACGCTCGCCGTGGGGTTGGATTTCGTGATTTCGAACCCACCTTACATTCGGACGGCGGAGATCGGTCGCCTCGCGGAGGAGGTCCGCCGTTTCGATCCGCTGCGGGCGCTCGATGGCGGTGCCGATGGGCTGGAGCCCTACCGGCTGATCGCGAACGAAGCTTTTCGCGCCCTTCGTCACGATGGTCATCTCCTTGTCGAAATCGGGTGGGATCAAGAAGGCGACGTGCGATCGATTCTTGGTGCGGCCGGCTTCGTGGAGATCGGGACCCGATTCGATCTCGGAGGCCGGGCGCGGGTCGTGAGCGGGCGTCGGCCCGGTTCGGCGGAACGCTGA
- the prfA gene encoding peptide chain release factor 1, translating into MLARDKLDALTARFAYIEDRLATGADSETFVKLSREHADLAPVVARVAALRAAEQELADLDALLADPATDPEMRALAEDERPGQADAVERLGHEIRLALLPRDEADAKSAILEVRAGTGGNEAALFAGDLFRMYQRYADLHGWKVELISASEGEAGGYKEVIASITGPNVFSRLKFESGVHRVQRVPATESGGRIHTSAATVAVLPEAEDVDVAINDGDLRIDLYRSSGAGGQHVNTTDSAVRITHIPTGIAVAVQDERSQHKNRARAMQLLRSRIYEAERSRLDSERAASRRGQVGSGDRSERIRTYNFPQGRVTDHRINLTLYKLDQVISGEALDEIVDALAADHQAALLAAAEDD; encoded by the coding sequence ATGCTCGCCCGCGACAAGCTCGACGCTCTCACCGCCCGCTTCGCCTACATCGAGGACCGCCTCGCCACGGGGGCGGATTCCGAGACCTTCGTGAAGCTCTCCCGCGAGCACGCCGACCTTGCGCCGGTGGTGGCCCGCGTCGCGGCGCTTCGGGCGGCCGAGCAGGAACTCGCCGATCTCGACGCCCTCCTCGCCGATCCCGCGACCGACCCGGAGATGCGCGCCCTCGCCGAGGACGAGCGGCCCGGCCAGGCCGATGCCGTCGAGCGGCTTGGCCATGAAATCCGGCTCGCATTGCTGCCGCGCGACGAGGCGGACGCCAAGAGCGCCATCCTGGAGGTGCGCGCCGGCACCGGCGGCAACGAGGCCGCTCTGTTCGCCGGCGACCTCTTCCGCATGTACCAACGCTACGCCGACCTGCACGGCTGGAAGGTCGAGCTCATCTCCGCGAGCGAGGGCGAGGCGGGCGGCTACAAGGAGGTGATCGCCTCGATCACCGGGCCGAACGTGTTCTCGCGGCTCAAGTTCGAATCGGGCGTGCACCGGGTGCAGCGTGTGCCGGCGACGGAATCGGGCGGCCGCATCCACACTTCGGCGGCGACGGTCGCCGTGCTGCCCGAGGCCGAGGACGTCGACGTGGCGATCAACGACGGCGATCTCCGTATCGACCTCTACCGCTCGTCCGGGGCCGGCGGGCAGCACGTCAACACCACCGATTCGGCGGTCCGCATCACCCACATCCCGACTGGCATCGCCGTCGCCGTCCAGGACGAGCGCTCGCAGCACAAGAACCGGGCGCGGGCCATGCAGCTCTTGCGCTCGCGGATTTACGAGGCGGAGCGCTCCCGGCTCGATTCGGAGCGCGCCGCCTCGCGGCGCGGCCAGGTCGGCTCCGGCGACCGCTCCGAACGCATCCGCACCTACAATTTTCCGCAAGGCCGGGTGACCGACCACCGCATCAACCTGACCCTCTACAAGCTCGACCAAGTGATCTCCGGCGAGGCCTTGGACGAGATCGTCGACGCGCTCGCAGCCGACCATCAGGCCGCGCTGCTCGCCGCCGCCGAGGACGATTGA
- the ptsP gene encoding phosphoenolpyruvate--protein phosphotransferase — protein sequence MRAAGTGPRLLLRRLRELMAEPIGAQERLDKIVVQIAANMVAEVCSVYLLRADGVLELFATEGLNRAAVHQTSLKVGEGLVGLIAAEAHPLNLATARSHPAFAYRPETGEEIYNGFLGVPILRAGRMLGVLVVQNRAHRTYSDEEVEALQTTSMVIAEMIAAGEVEAIAKPGQGLDLRRAMQLGGLALADGVGMGHVVLHEPRVVVTNLIAEDIERERERLHHALDKLRLSLDDMLERREVARDGEHRDVLEAYAMFARDRGWARKMEEAIRNGLTAEAAAEKVQSDTRAQMLRSTDPYIRERLHDLDDLANRLMRELIGRPHQLTAEELPKDAIIVARNMGAAELLDYDRERIRGVILEEGSPTSHVTIVARALGLPMVGQVPTVVSLVEPGDAIIVDGEAGDVQLRPRPDVEKAYGEKVRFRARRQAQYRRLRSKPAITRDGHTVYLHLNAGLLVDMPHLEESGASGIGLFRTELLFMVTEQLPRVREQEQLYSRVLDAAGDRPVNFRSLDIGGDKLLPYLRSVEEENPALGWRAIRLGLDRPALLRTQVRALLRAAAGRELRLMFPMITTVAEYRAARAVVDRELRHARRHGHRSPETIRLGAMIEVPSLLFELDELLDIVDFISVGSNDLFQFMYAADRGNPRLADRFDSLSVPFLRALKMIVERAEAKHVPVSLCGEMAGRPLTAMALLALGFRTISMPPAAIGPVKEMIRALDVGRLRARLLPRLEPGQLSGELRPLLKTFADENEIPV from the coding sequence ATGCGTGCCGCGGGGACCGGGCCACGCCTTCTTCTGCGGCGCCTGCGCGAGCTGATGGCCGAGCCGATCGGCGCGCAGGAAAGGCTCGACAAAATCGTCGTCCAGATCGCCGCCAACATGGTGGCCGAGGTCTGCTCCGTCTATCTGCTGCGCGCCGACGGCGTGCTCGAGCTGTTCGCGACGGAGGGCCTCAACCGCGCTGCCGTGCACCAGACGAGCCTGAAGGTCGGTGAAGGTCTCGTCGGCCTGATCGCCGCCGAGGCCCATCCGCTCAATCTGGCGACCGCGCGCTCCCATCCGGCCTTCGCCTACCGGCCGGAGACGGGCGAGGAGATCTATAACGGCTTCCTCGGTGTGCCGATCCTGCGGGCGGGGCGCATGCTCGGCGTGCTGGTGGTGCAGAACCGGGCACATCGCACCTATTCCGACGAGGAGGTCGAGGCGCTCCAAACCACCTCGATGGTGATCGCCGAAATGATCGCCGCGGGGGAGGTCGAGGCGATCGCCAAGCCCGGCCAGGGCCTCGATCTGCGTCGGGCGATGCAGCTCGGCGGCCTCGCCCTCGCCGACGGCGTCGGCATGGGCCACGTCGTGCTGCACGAGCCGCGCGTCGTCGTCACCAATCTCATCGCCGAGGACATCGAGCGCGAGCGGGAGCGGCTGCATCACGCCCTCGACAAGCTGCGCCTGTCGCTCGACGACATGTTGGAGCGCCGCGAAGTCGCCCGCGACGGCGAGCACCGCGACGTGCTCGAAGCCTATGCGATGTTCGCCCGCGACCGCGGTTGGGCGCGCAAGATGGAAGAGGCGATCCGCAACGGCCTGACCGCGGAGGCCGCGGCGGAGAAGGTGCAGTCGGACACCCGCGCGCAGATGCTGCGCTCCACCGACCCCTATATCCGCGAACGGCTGCACGATCTCGACGATCTCGCCAACCGGCTGATGCGCGAGCTGATTGGTCGGCCGCACCAGCTCACCGCCGAGGAACTGCCCAAGGACGCCATCATCGTCGCCCGCAACATGGGCGCGGCCGAGCTCCTCGATTATGACCGCGAGCGCATTCGCGGCGTCATACTCGAAGAGGGCAGTCCGACGAGCCACGTCACCATCGTCGCCCGCGCGCTGGGTCTTCCGATGGTCGGTCAGGTGCCGACCGTCGTCTCTCTGGTCGAGCCGGGCGACGCCATCATCGTCGACGGCGAGGCGGGCGACGTCCAGCTCCGCCCCCGGCCGGACGTCGAGAAGGCCTATGGCGAGAAGGTGCGCTTCCGCGCCCGCCGCCAGGCCCAATATCGCCGCCTCCGCTCGAAGCCCGCGATCACCCGCGACGGACACACCGTCTATCTGCACCTCAATGCCGGCCTGCTGGTCGACATGCCCCATCTCGAGGAATCCGGCGCGTCGGGCATCGGCCTGTTCCGCACGGAACTCCTCTTCATGGTGACGGAACAGCTTCCCCGGGTGCGGGAGCAGGAACAGCTCTATAGCCGCGTGCTCGACGCCGCCGGCGACCGCCCGGTCAATTTCCGTTCGCTCGACATCGGCGGTGACAAGCTGCTGCCCTATCTGCGCTCGGTCGAGGAGGAGAACCCGGCGCTGGGATGGCGCGCGATCCGGCTCGGGCTCGACCGGCCGGCTTTGTTGCGCACCCAGGTGCGCGCGCTTCTGCGCGCCGCGGCGGGCCGCGAGCTGCGCCTGATGTTTCCGATGATCACCACCGTCGCGGAATATCGCGCGGCTCGTGCCGTGGTGGACCGGGAGCTTCGCCACGCTCGCCGCCACGGCCATCGGAGCCCGGAGACGATCCGGCTCGGCGCCATGATCGAGGTGCCGTCGCTCCTGTTCGAACTCGACGAACTCCTCGACATCGTCGATTTCATCTCGGTCGGCTCGAACGATCTGTTCCAGTTCATGTATGCCGCCGATCGCGGCAACCCGCGCCTCGCCGACCGCTTCGATTCACTGTCCGTGCCGTTCCTGCGGGCGCTCAAGATGATCGTCGAGCGCGCCGAGGCCAAGCACGTGCCGGTGTCGCTGTGCGGGGAGATGGCGGGCCGACCGCTGACCGCGATGGCCTTGCTCGCCCTCGGCTTCAGGACCATATCGATGCCGCCGGCCGCGATCGGACCGGTCAAGGAGATGATCCGGGCTCTCGATGTCGGCCGGCTCCGGGCGCGACTCTTGCCGCGGCTCGAACCCGGTCAATTGAGCGGCGAGCTCCGGCCGCTGCTCAAGACCTTCGCGGACGAGAACGAGATCCCGGTCTGA
- the ubiG gene encoding bifunctional 2-polyprenyl-6-hydroxyphenol methylase/3-demethylubiquinol 3-O-methyltransferase UbiG — translation MAERAAGGTVDPAEVARFAAIADEWWDPTGKFAPLHRFNPVRLAYVKETVCRHFGRAETDTLAFRGLRMLDIGCGGGLLSEPLARLGASVVGADPSETNISVASLHAGDAGLAIDYRATTAEALAEAGEGFDVVFAMEVVEHVADVSAFIAASAGMVRPGGLFFAATLNRTRKAYALAIVGAEYVLGWLPRGTHSFDKFVTPDELEAATTAAGLETIEKTGVVFDPMRNRWNRSARDLDVNYMLAAERPR, via the coding sequence ATGGCAGAGCGGGCGGCGGGCGGCACGGTCGATCCGGCGGAGGTCGCGCGCTTCGCCGCCATCGCCGACGAGTGGTGGGACCCGACCGGCAAGTTCGCGCCGCTGCACCGCTTCAACCCGGTGCGCCTCGCCTACGTGAAGGAGACCGTCTGCCGCCACTTCGGGCGGGCCGAGACGGACACTCTCGCCTTCCGTGGCCTGCGCATGCTCGACATCGGGTGCGGCGGCGGCCTCCTGTCCGAGCCCCTCGCCCGCCTCGGGGCGAGCGTGGTCGGCGCCGATCCGTCGGAAACCAACATCTCCGTCGCATCGCTGCACGCCGGCGATGCCGGGCTCGCCATCGATTATCGCGCGACGACCGCGGAAGCCCTCGCCGAGGCCGGCGAAGGCTTCGACGTCGTGTTCGCCATGGAGGTCGTCGAGCACGTCGCCGACGTGTCGGCGTTCATCGCCGCCTCGGCCGGCATGGTCCGGCCCGGCGGCCTGTTCTTCGCGGCGACCCTCAACCGGACCCGCAAGGCCTACGCGCTCGCCATCGTCGGCGCCGAATATGTGCTGGGCTGGCTGCCGCGCGGCACCCATTCGTTCGACAAGTTCGTCACGCCGGACGAACTCGAGGCGGCGACGACGGCGGCCGGCCTCGAGACGATCGAGAAGACCGGCGTCGTGTTCGATCCGATGCGCAACCGCTGGAACCGCTCCGCCCGCGATCTCGACGTCAATTACATGCTGGCAGCGGAACGGCCGCGCTGA
- a CDS encoding DUF1178 family protein: MIHYSLVCADEHAFEGWFRSSSDFDDQVAKGLVPCPVCGSTHVRRALMAPAIASGRRETREVPVPAVPETSAPVPVAAAPILSDPRAVALVEAMRELRKAVEANADYVGKSFPEEARKIHYGETEARGIYGEASAEDVKALLEEGVEIAPLPLLPEDRN, encoded by the coding sequence GTGATCCATTACAGTCTCGTCTGTGCCGACGAGCATGCGTTCGAGGGCTGGTTCCGGTCCTCCTCCGATTTCGACGATCAGGTCGCGAAGGGCCTGGTGCCGTGTCCGGTGTGCGGCTCGACGCACGTGCGCCGGGCCCTGATGGCCCCGGCGATCGCGAGCGGCCGTCGCGAGACCCGCGAGGTTCCTGTTCCGGCGGTGCCTGAGACGAGCGCTCCGGTTCCCGTCGCGGCGGCGCCGATCCTCTCGGATCCGCGCGCGGTTGCCCTGGTCGAGGCGATGCGCGAACTGCGCAAGGCCGTCGAGGCCAATGCCGATTATGTCGGCAAGAGCTTCCCCGAAGAGGCACGCAAGATCCATTACGGCGAGACGGAAGCCCGCGGTATCTACGGCGAGGCGTCCGCCGAGGACGTCAAGGCGCTGCTCGAGGAGGGCGTCGAGATCGCGCCGCTGCCGCTGCTGCCCGAAGATCGCAACTGA
- a CDS encoding carbon-nitrogen hydrolase family protein — protein MAPFRAACVQMRSSRSPAENVATAEALIREAAAAGAVYVQTPEMTNLLERDRAALFDKIALEEADQGLATLKGLARELGITLHIGSFAIRRPDGAVANRGFVIGPDGTVAARYDKIHMFDVDLANGESWRESATYQPGDVAVVTDLADIRLGLAICYDLRFPHLFRGHAKAGAGLLSVPAAFTRQTGEAHWHVLLRARAIENGAFVVAAAQAGQHEDGRETYGHSLIVDPWGRVLAEAATEPGIIVAEIDPALVDEARGRIPALKNERAFAPSTAPRLVESVA, from the coding sequence ATGGCTCCCTTCCGTGCCGCCTGCGTCCAGATGCGCTCGAGCCGCTCGCCGGCGGAGAACGTCGCGACCGCCGAAGCCCTGATCCGCGAGGCGGCGGCCGCCGGCGCGGTCTATGTGCAGACGCCGGAGATGACCAATCTCCTGGAGCGCGACCGGGCGGCCCTGTTCGACAAGATCGCCCTCGAGGAGGCGGACCAAGGCCTCGCCACCCTCAAGGGGCTCGCCCGTGAGCTCGGGATCACCCTGCACATCGGGTCGTTCGCGATCCGCCGGCCCGACGGCGCCGTCGCCAACCGCGGCTTCGTCATCGGGCCGGACGGCACCGTCGCGGCGCGCTACGACAAGATCCACATGTTCGACGTCGATCTGGCGAACGGCGAAAGCTGGCGCGAATCCGCGACCTACCAGCCGGGCGACGTCGCGGTGGTCACCGATCTCGCCGACATCCGCCTCGGTCTCGCGATCTGCTACGATCTGCGCTTCCCGCATCTGTTCCGCGGCCATGCCAAGGCCGGTGCCGGTCTGCTCTCGGTTCCGGCGGCGTTCACCCGTCAGACCGGCGAGGCGCACTGGCACGTGCTCCTGCGCGCCCGGGCCATCGAGAACGGCGCCTTCGTCGTGGCGGCGGCGCAGGCCGGTCAGCACGAGGACGGCCGCGAGACCTACGGCCACAGCCTTATCGTCGACCCGTGGGGCCGTGTCCTCGCCGAGGCCGCCACGGAGCCCGGCATCATCGTGGCCGAGATCGATCCGGCCCTCGTCGACGAGGCGCGCGGCCGCATTCCTGCTTTGAAGAACGAGCGCGCCTTCGCCCCGTCCACGGCGCCGCGCCTCGTGGAGAGCGTAGCGTGA
- the grxC gene encoding glutaredoxin 3, whose amino-acid sequence MAHVLIYTRQGCGYCTAAKSLLAKKGVAFEEIDATGNPDLRSAMIERSGRSTFPQIFVGPTHVGGCDDLYALDRDGKLDPLLAA is encoded by the coding sequence ATGGCCCACGTCCTCATCTACACCCGTCAAGGCTGCGGCTATTGCACCGCGGCGAAGAGCCTGCTCGCCAAGAAGGGCGTTGCGTTCGAGGAGATCGACGCGACCGGGAATCCGGATCTGCGCAGCGCGATGATCGAGCGCAGCGGCCGCTCCACCTTCCCGCAGATCTTCGTCGGCCCGACCCACGTCGGCGGCTGCGACGACCTCTATGCGCTCGACCGCGACGGCAAGCTCGATCCGCTGCTCGCCGCCTGA
- a CDS encoding ComF family protein: protein MPWLWTPIGADEPAPPPRRRDGLGPQAAALPRRLARRLVDLALPPACVVCHAPVADFGALCAGCWSSLRFIERPFCERLGTPFAFDIGPGALSAEAIADPPPYDRARAAVIFNDGAKRLIHALKYRDRLEMAETMARMMTRAGRDLLDDADLLVPVPLHRWRLWSRRFNQSALLAARIGAAARVAVDPFALVRTRATARQVGLDAAARAQNVAGAFRVPDVALAAVAGRRIVLVDDVLTSGATVAAAVKGLRKARPARIDVLVFARVVNRADEPI, encoded by the coding sequence ATGCCGTGGCTATGGACGCCGATCGGGGCGGACGAACCGGCCCCGCCGCCGCGCCGCCGGGACGGTCTCGGACCGCAGGCGGCCGCGCTTCCGCGCCGGCTCGCCCGCCGCCTCGTCGACCTCGCGCTGCCGCCGGCTTGCGTCGTCTGTCATGCGCCGGTCGCCGATTTCGGCGCGCTGTGCGCCGGCTGTTGGTCGTCCCTGCGTTTCATCGAGCGGCCGTTCTGCGAAAGGCTCGGCACGCCGTTCGCCTTCGATATCGGCCCCGGCGCGCTGTCCGCCGAGGCGATCGCCGATCCGCCGCCTTATGACCGGGCGCGGGCCGCCGTAATCTTCAACGACGGCGCCAAGCGCCTCATCCACGCGCTCAAATATCGCGACCGGCTGGAGATGGCGGAGACGATGGCGCGGATGATGACGCGGGCCGGCCGCGATCTGCTCGACGACGCCGATCTCCTGGTGCCCGTCCCGCTGCACCGCTGGCGGCTGTGGTCTCGGCGGTTCAACCAATCGGCGCTGCTCGCCGCCCGCATCGGCGCGGCGGCGCGGGTCGCCGTCGACCCGTTCGCCTTGGTCCGCACCCGGGCGACGGCCCGTCAGGTCGGCCTCGATGCGGCGGCGCGGGCGCAGAACGTGGCGGGCGCTTTCCGCGTGCCGGACGTCGCCCTCGCGGCGGTGGCGGGCCGCCGGATCGTCCTCGTCGACGACGTGCTGACCTCCGGCGCCACCGTCGCGGCGGCGGTCAAGGGGCTCAGGAAGGCGCGGCCCGCTCGGATCGACGTCCTCGTCTTCGCGAGGGTTGTGAACCGGGCCGACGAGCCAATATAA
- a CDS encoding methyltransferase domain-containing protein, which translates to MVFDRRLVAERRRRAFAGGGSADFLMSYVAEDVALRLAAVSRHFPVAVDLGSGGAVADVLTSSGKCDTVWRADALAAGPGRPDLVLDEEALPFAPASLDLVVATLTLQAVNDLPGSFAQIRRALKPDGLMLAAVAGGDTLTELRESLLAAEVELTGGASPRVAPFADLRALASLLQRAGFALPVADTDRLTVRYPNLFALMADLRALGATSSLTDRLRVPARRALLVRAAEIYAERFSDPDGRIRATVEIVSLSGWAPHESQQKPLAPGSAKTRLADALGATERPAGEKAGDGGGGRT; encoded by the coding sequence CTGGTGTTCGATCGCAGGCTCGTCGCCGAGCGTCGGCGGCGCGCGTTCGCGGGCGGCGGCAGCGCCGATTTCCTGATGTCCTACGTCGCCGAGGACGTGGCGCTGCGGCTCGCCGCCGTCAGCCGGCATTTTCCCGTGGCGGTCGATCTCGGCAGCGGCGGCGCCGTCGCCGATGTGCTCACCTCGAGCGGCAAATGCGACACGGTCTGGCGCGCCGACGCCCTCGCCGCCGGTCCAGGCCGGCCCGACTTGGTGCTCGACGAAGAGGCGCTGCCGTTCGCGCCGGCCAGCCTCGACCTCGTCGTCGCGACCCTCACCCTCCAGGCGGTCAACGACCTGCCGGGGAGCTTCGCCCAGATCCGCCGCGCCCTGAAGCCGGACGGCCTGATGCTCGCGGCGGTCGCCGGCGGCGATACCCTGACGGAGTTGCGCGAGAGCCTGCTCGCCGCCGAGGTGGAGCTGACCGGCGGCGCGAGCCCCCGCGTCGCCCCGTTCGCCGATCTCCGGGCGCTGGCGAGCCTGTTGCAGCGGGCCGGTTTCGCGCTCCCCGTCGCCGACACCGATCGGCTCACCGTGCGCTATCCGAACCTGTTCGCCCTGATGGCCGATCTGCGCGCCCTCGGCGCCACCAGCAGCCTGACCGACCGGCTGCGGGTGCCGGCGCGGCGGGCGCTCCTCGTCCGCGCCGCCGAGATCTATGCCGAACGCTTCTCCGATCCGGACGGCCGCATCCGGGCGACGGTCGAGATCGTCTCGCTGTCCGGCTGGGCGCCCCACGAAAGCCAGCAGAAGCCGCTTGCGCCGGGCTCCGCCAAGACCCGCCTCGCCGACGCCCTCGGCGCGACCGAACGGCCGGCCGGGGAAAAGGCCGGCGACGGCGGCGGCGGTCGGACCTGA